A genomic window from Candidatus Kouleothrix ribensis includes:
- a CDS encoding flippase-like domain-containing protein translates to MRSWKFWLGVAISIIFLSLALRGLDFAGFWATVRHANYWWLIPGVAVYFGAVWARTWRWHYMLRHVRQVALTRLFPVVVIGYMGNNVYPARAGEVLRSYMLKRKAGVPVSVSLATVVIERLFDGLVMLLFVFVTLPFEPLPPGYATLVTFFSVLFFLALVVFLALAIRPARMGRVYAWLVERVVPAGLRPRVHGLFDRFVEGLQSLRSPRELALIFASSTVIWLAETTKYWFVMHAFPFEVSFSALMLMTAVVNLATTLPSSPGYVGTFDAPGIAILSAYGVAKAVATGYTLVLHVALWLPITLLGVLFMLLEHVGWGDFGRAVEERNLETAP, encoded by the coding sequence TTGCGAAGTTGGAAATTCTGGCTGGGTGTCGCCATTAGCATCATCTTTCTCTCCCTGGCGCTGCGTGGGCTAGATTTCGCAGGCTTCTGGGCGACGGTGCGCCACGCGAATTACTGGTGGCTCATCCCTGGTGTGGCGGTCTATTTCGGTGCGGTGTGGGCGCGCACATGGCGCTGGCACTACATGCTGCGCCATGTCAGGCAGGTCGCACTCACGCGGCTCTTCCCGGTGGTGGTGATCGGCTACATGGGCAATAATGTCTACCCGGCCCGCGCCGGCGAGGTGCTGCGCTCGTATATGCTCAAGCGCAAAGCGGGCGTGCCGGTGAGTGTGTCGCTGGCCACCGTGGTGATCGAGCGGCTGTTCGACGGCCTGGTGATGCTGCTGTTTGTGTTTGTGACCCTGCCGTTCGAGCCGCTGCCGCCCGGCTATGCCACACTGGTCACATTCTTCAGCGTGCTGTTCTTCCTGGCCCTGGTGGTATTTCTCGCGCTGGCCATCCGCCCCGCACGCATGGGCCGGGTGTACGCCTGGCTGGTCGAGCGCGTGGTGCCGGCCGGCCTGCGCCCGCGCGTCCATGGCCTGTTCGACCGCTTCGTCGAGGGCTTGCAGTCGCTGCGCAGCCCGCGCGAGCTGGCGCTGATCTTCGCCTCTTCTACGGTGATCTGGCTGGCCGAGACGACCAAGTACTGGTTTGTGATGCACGCCTTCCCGTTTGAGGTGTCGTTTTCGGCGCTCATGCTGATGACTGCGGTGGTGAACCTGGCCACCACGCTGCCATCGAGCCCCGGCTATGTCGGCACGTTCGACGCGCCCGGCATCGCGATTCTCAGCGCATATGGCGTAGCCAAGGCGGTTGCCACCGGCTACACGCTGGTGCTACATGTGGCGCTGTGGCTGCCGATTACGCTGCTCGGCGTGCTGTTTATGCTGCTCGAGCATGTGGGCTGGGGCGATTTCGGCCGCGCGGTCGAGGAGCGCAACCTCGAGACTGCGCCGTAG
- a CDS encoding NAD(P)/FAD-dependent oxidoreductase yields MKIAIVGAGIAGLTAAHDLLRAGHRVVVYEAGAQAGGLASGFRDDRWAWPLERFYHHIFTTDAAIIKLVHEIGFADRMFFRRPLTAQWWNDRGYALTGARAALPLPDLLAGGLAVLGYPGLAPLDRVRLNVLLAYLKLGVRDWRPLERVTAAAWTRRWGGDSLYRGFFQPLLEGKFGPYAEQVNMAWLWSRFKARSVQLGYFVGGFQGLADALAADVQAQGGSVQLRTPVAGLAPLPGGGWRVAPAHGSAYDADAVIVTGAPGLLARLAPQLPERYLGRLTQLRSLGAVVLTLALTQPLTGGLYWINMPKDQFPFLALVEHTNFIAPEHYGGDHLIYCGDYLEPSHEYFQLSDDALLERWIPALRKVNPRFERAWVRAFWVHREPYAQPIVPVNHAQAIPPLATPLPGLFWASMSQVYPWDRGTNFAAELGQDVARVAGEYAASQPGNR; encoded by the coding sequence ATGAAGATTGCTATCGTTGGCGCGGGGATTGCCGGGCTGACCGCCGCGCACGATCTGCTGCGGGCCGGCCACCGCGTGGTGGTCTACGAGGCCGGGGCGCAGGCAGGCGGGCTGGCGTCGGGCTTCCGCGACGATCGCTGGGCCTGGCCGCTCGAGCGTTTCTACCACCATATCTTCACCACCGATGCGGCGATCATCAAGCTGGTACACGAAATTGGCTTCGCCGACCGCATGTTCTTCCGCCGCCCGCTCACCGCGCAGTGGTGGAACGACCGCGGCTATGCGCTCACCGGCGCGCGCGCTGCGCTGCCGCTGCCCGACTTGCTGGCGGGCGGGCTGGCGGTGCTGGGCTACCCCGGCCTGGCGCCGCTCGACCGCGTGCGCCTGAATGTGCTGTTGGCCTACCTCAAGCTGGGTGTGCGCGACTGGCGGCCGCTCGAGCGTGTCACTGCCGCCGCCTGGACGCGCCGCTGGGGCGGCGATTCGCTCTACCGCGGCTTCTTCCAGCCGCTGCTCGAAGGCAAGTTTGGGCCATACGCCGAGCAGGTGAACATGGCCTGGCTGTGGTCGCGCTTCAAGGCCCGCTCGGTGCAGCTCGGCTACTTTGTGGGGGGCTTCCAGGGCCTGGCCGACGCGCTGGCCGCCGATGTTCAGGCGCAGGGCGGCAGCGTGCAGCTGCGTACGCCGGTGGCCGGGCTGGCCCCGCTGCCCGGCGGCGGCTGGCGCGTTGCGCCCGCGCACGGCAGCGCCTACGACGCCGACGCGGTGATCGTGACGGGCGCGCCCGGCCTGCTGGCCCGGCTGGCGCCGCAGCTGCCCGAGCGCTACCTGGGCCGGCTCACGCAGCTGCGCTCGCTCGGCGCGGTGGTGCTGACGCTGGCGCTCACGCAGCCGCTCACCGGCGGGCTGTACTGGATCAACATGCCCAAGGATCAGTTCCCATTTCTGGCGCTGGTCGAGCACACCAACTTTATCGCGCCCGAGCACTACGGCGGCGACCACCTGATCTACTGTGGCGACTACCTCGAGCCCAGCCACGAGTACTTCCAGCTGAGCGATGACGCGCTGCTCGAGCGCTGGATCCCGGCGCTGCGCAAGGTCAACCCGCGCTTCGAGCGCGCCTGGGTGCGCGCATTCTGGGTTCATCGCGAGCCATACGCCCAGCCGATCGTGCCGGTGAACCACGCGCAGGCCATCCCGCCGCTGGCCACACCGCTGCCGGGGCTGTTCTGGGCCAGCATGAGCCAGGTGTACCCGTGGGATCGCGGCACCAACTTTGCCGCCGAGCTGGGGCAGGATGTGGCGCGCGTGGCCGGCGAGTACGCTGCGTCGCAGCCGGGGAATCGATAG
- a CDS encoding class I SAM-dependent methyltransferase, giving the protein MPGVSFDRAAEYYDATRGYNAGSAERIRDAIVALTGAGPHTRLLELGIGTGRIALPFIRAGYDVTGMDLSQAMMDRLLAAIAGDPGRAGYRLDLRQGDVTALPFADATFAIVLSVHVLHLVADWQAMLREAQRVGRPGGWLLLGHDSAPGDGRPIEGAAVAEPLQVRDKWLALRRAHAADQPAGRSNIWGNHPQVIAYLESLGAQVQERALTTYERPPITPRQMLERLRARMYSSDWETPDAQHGTLVRELDQWFQQNISAPDTPALIGGEFRVLAAQWA; this is encoded by the coding sequence ATGCCAGGCGTATCATTCGACCGGGCGGCCGAGTACTATGATGCCACGCGTGGCTATAACGCCGGCTCGGCCGAGCGCATCCGCGACGCGATTGTGGCGCTGACCGGCGCCGGCCCGCACACACGCCTGCTCGAGCTGGGCATCGGCACTGGCCGGATCGCGCTGCCGTTCATCCGCGCCGGCTACGACGTGACCGGCATGGATCTGTCGCAGGCGATGATGGATCGGCTGCTGGCGGCAATCGCGGGCGACCCTGGCCGCGCGGGGTACCGGCTCGACCTGCGCCAGGGCGATGTGACGGCGCTGCCGTTTGCCGATGCCACCTTCGCGATCGTGCTGAGCGTGCATGTGCTGCACCTGGTGGCCGATTGGCAGGCCATGCTGCGCGAGGCACAGCGGGTCGGCCGGCCAGGCGGCTGGCTGCTGCTCGGCCACGACAGCGCGCCTGGCGACGGGCGCCCGATCGAGGGTGCGGCCGTGGCCGAGCCGCTGCAGGTGCGCGACAAGTGGCTCGCGCTGCGCCGCGCCCACGCGGCCGATCAGCCGGCCGGCCGGTCGAATATCTGGGGCAACCACCCGCAGGTGATCGCCTACCTCGAGTCGCTTGGTGCGCAGGTGCAAGAGCGGGCGCTGACCACCTACGAGCGCCCGCCGATCACGCCGCGCCAGATGCTCGAGCGCCTGCGTGCGCGCATGTACAGCTCGGATTGGGAGACGCCCGACGCGCAGCATGGCACGCTGGTGCGCGAGCTCGACCAGTGGTTCCAGCAGAACATCAGCGCACCCGACACGCCAGCGCTCATCGGCGGCGAGTTCAGGGTGCTGGCCGCGCAGTGGGCCTGA
- a CDS encoding NAD-dependent epimerase/dehydratase family protein, producing MTPQTYMITGGAGFLGINMVRYLLDRGHTVVSLDIAPFDYPERGRIKEVRGDIRDKSAVDRAMQGVDVVVHTAAALPLYKPADIYSTDIDGTRNVLQSALDHKAACVVHVSSTAVYGIPDHHPLVEDDKLDGVGPYGEAKVKAEQVCLDYRKKGLCVPILRPKSFVGPERLGVFALFYDWAKDGKNFPMIGNGKNRYQLLDVEDLCDAIYLAATGDPARVNDTFNIGAKVFTTMKQDYQAVLDRAGFGKQIIGLPAGPVIWTLRLLEALHLSPLYKWVYETAATDSFVSIEKAERVLGFKPKYSTADAMVRNYDWYVAHLADFVNASGVSHRVPWSQGILKLAKLVF from the coding sequence ATGACACCACAAACCTACATGATCACCGGCGGCGCCGGCTTCCTGGGCATCAACATGGTGCGCTACCTGCTCGACCGCGGCCACACAGTTGTGTCGCTCGACATTGCGCCGTTCGATTACCCCGAGCGCGGCCGGATCAAAGAGGTGCGCGGCGACATCCGCGATAAGTCGGCCGTCGATCGGGCCATGCAGGGCGTCGACGTGGTCGTTCACACGGCTGCCGCGCTGCCGCTGTACAAGCCGGCCGACATCTACTCGACCGACATCGACGGCACGCGCAATGTGCTCCAGTCGGCGCTCGATCACAAGGCCGCCTGCGTGGTACACGTCTCGTCTACGGCGGTGTACGGCATCCCCGATCACCACCCGCTGGTCGAGGACGACAAGCTCGACGGCGTGGGGCCATATGGCGAGGCCAAAGTCAAGGCCGAGCAGGTCTGCCTCGACTACCGCAAGAAGGGCCTGTGCGTGCCGATCCTGCGGCCGAAATCGTTCGTCGGCCCCGAGCGGCTGGGCGTGTTCGCGCTATTCTACGATTGGGCCAAGGACGGTAAGAACTTCCCCATGATCGGCAACGGCAAGAACCGCTACCAGCTGCTCGATGTCGAAGACCTGTGCGACGCGATCTACCTGGCGGCTACCGGCGACCCGGCCAGGGTGAACGACACCTTCAATATTGGCGCCAAGGTGTTCACAACCATGAAGCAGGATTACCAGGCCGTGCTCGATCGGGCCGGGTTCGGCAAGCAGATCATCGGGCTGCCGGCCGGGCCAGTGATCTGGACGCTGCGCTTGCTCGAGGCGCTGCACCTCTCGCCGCTGTATAAGTGGGTCTACGAGACGGCCGCGACCGACTCGTTTGTGTCGATCGAGAAGGCCGAGCGCGTGCTGGGCTTCAAGCCGAAGTACTCGACTGCCGACGCGATGGTGCGCAACTACGACTGGTATGTCGCGCACCTGGCCGATTTCGTGAACGCCTCGGGTGTGTCGCACCGCGTGCCGTGGAGCCAGGGCATCCTGAAGCTGGCCAAGCTAGTCTTCTAG
- a CDS encoding glycosyltransferase family 39 protein, translated as MPAQQLASERTAPRARAWPWVALSYLLVGLVALLPRVLGLGVFLSGDESQFWLRRSQVFLSALRAHDWLATAITTHPGVTTMWLGSAGLLLRGALPGWGLALDPSFTTFLTLMRLPTALVHTAAVLAGYALLRRMLGPAAAGLAALLWATDPFVIAFSRVLHVDALAGSFLTLSLLAACLYWHHDRRARWLVGSAVAAGLAILSKSPALGLLPWVGLVAVLAGWNQEPRIESQEPSGGSRFSVLGSRGQALAAQLRPTLVSLLAWGLVCAATVFVLWPALWVDIARAYAQVRLGIEAEGAQPHMLGNFFLGREDDAPGALFYPVALALRLTPWAMLGLLLLGAVWRHGRALERRDLAALAGFALLFIAAMTLFPKKFNRYLVPIFPALEILAACGLVWAQQWLSAWLGARPGQALRALGRGLPAGLAGVVLLAAANLAWWHPYEMLYFNQALGGARAGANAFTTGWGEGLSEAAAWLNQQPDITGVLTVSTMVNGLHEYMRPGAQALVVDGALPPKAGYVLVYLRNSQWGRLWPPFDQYYGREAPLHVVTLHGIDYAWIYQVAPPVEQPLAAGFGPDIRLRGLAPDAPARPGQTLTYRLFWKTIGAPPRDYTLFVHLIGADGQRYAQADLPYPTGSWGANRYVPGNLALPLPAGLPSGEYRLVIGLYDPQNGQRLPLQSAAAAAPALDGPDALVLTIVQVEP; from the coding sequence ATGCCCGCCCAGCAGCTTGCATCTGAGCGCACCGCGCCGCGCGCCCGCGCCTGGCCATGGGTGGCGCTGAGCTACCTGCTGGTGGGGCTGGTGGCGCTGCTGCCGCGCGTGCTCGGGCTAGGCGTGTTTCTCAGCGGCGACGAGTCGCAGTTCTGGCTCCGGCGCTCGCAGGTGTTCCTCAGCGCACTGCGCGCGCACGATTGGCTGGCGACCGCGATCACGACTCACCCTGGTGTCACGACCATGTGGCTGGGCAGCGCCGGCCTGCTGCTGCGCGGCGCGCTGCCCGGCTGGGGCCTGGCGCTCGACCCATCGTTCACAACCTTTCTCACGCTGATGCGCCTGCCTACCGCGCTGGTTCACACCGCCGCCGTGCTGGCCGGCTACGCGCTGCTGCGGCGCATGCTCGGCCCCGCCGCCGCCGGGCTGGCCGCGCTACTCTGGGCCACCGACCCGTTTGTGATCGCGTTCAGCCGCGTGCTGCATGTCGATGCGCTGGCGGGCAGCTTTCTGACGCTGAGCCTGCTGGCGGCCTGCCTGTACTGGCACCACGACCGGCGCGCGCGCTGGCTGGTCGGCTCGGCCGTGGCGGCGGGCCTGGCCATCCTGAGTAAGTCGCCGGCATTGGGGCTGCTGCCCTGGGTCGGGCTGGTGGCCGTACTGGCAGGGTGGAACCAGGAGCCAAGAATCGAGAGCCAAGAACCGTCAGGTGGTTCTCGGTTCTCGGTTCTTGGTTCTCGCGGGCAGGCGCTCGCAGCACAATTGCGCCCTACGCTTGTGTCGCTGCTGGCCTGGGGCCTGGTGTGTGCCGCCACGGTGTTCGTGCTGTGGCCGGCGCTGTGGGTCGACATCGCGCGTGCCTACGCGCAGGTGCGGCTGGGTATCGAGGCCGAAGGCGCCCAGCCGCATATGCTCGGCAACTTCTTCCTCGGCCGCGAGGACGACGCGCCCGGCGCGCTGTTCTACCCGGTGGCGCTGGCGCTGCGGCTGACGCCCTGGGCCATGCTCGGGCTGCTGCTGCTCGGCGCGGTGTGGCGGCATGGGCGCGCGCTCGAGCGCCGCGATCTGGCTGCGCTGGCGGGTTTCGCGCTGCTGTTCATCGCCGCGATGACGCTGTTCCCCAAGAAGTTCAACCGCTACCTGGTGCCGATCTTCCCGGCGCTCGAGATCCTGGCGGCTTGCGGCCTGGTGTGGGCACAGCAATGGCTGAGCGCCTGGCTGGGCGCGCGCCCCGGCCAGGCGCTGCGCGCGCTCGGCCGCGGGCTGCCGGCCGGGCTGGCGGGCGTTGTGCTGCTCGCGGCGGCCAACCTGGCCTGGTGGCACCCCTACGAGATGCTATACTTCAACCAGGCGCTGGGCGGCGCACGCGCCGGCGCGAATGCGTTTACCACCGGCTGGGGTGAAGGCCTGAGCGAGGCGGCGGCCTGGCTGAATCAGCAGCCCGATATCACCGGCGTGCTGACCGTCAGCACCATGGTCAACGGCCTGCACGAGTACATGCGCCCCGGCGCGCAGGCGCTGGTTGTCGATGGCGCGCTGCCGCCCAAAGCCGGCTATGTGCTGGTGTACCTGCGCAACAGCCAGTGGGGCCGGCTCTGGCCGCCGTTCGACCAGTACTATGGCCGTGAGGCGCCGCTGCACGTGGTTACCCTGCACGGCATCGACTACGCCTGGATCTACCAGGTTGCGCCGCCGGTCGAGCAGCCGCTCGCGGCCGGCTTCGGCCCCGACATTCGGCTGCGCGGCCTGGCGCCCGATGCGCCGGCCCGGCCTGGGCAGACGCTGACATACCGGCTGTTCTGGAAGACCATCGGCGCACCGCCGCGCGACTACACCCTATTCGTACACCTGATCGGCGCGGATGGGCAGCGCTACGCCCAGGCCGATTTGCCCTACCCCACCGGCAGCTGGGGCGCCAACCGCTATGTGCCGGGCAACCTGGCGCTGCCGTTGCCGGCCGGCCTGCCCAGCGGCGAGTACCGCCTGGTGATCGGGCTGTACGACCCGCAGAATGGCCAGCGCCTGCCGTTGCAGTCGGCCGCCGCCGCAGCCCCGGCGCTCGACGGCCCCGACGCACTGGTTCTGACTATTGTGCAAGTTGAGCCATAA
- a CDS encoding cystathionine gamma-synthase, translating to MSENHGFATRAIHAGQAPDTATGAVIVPIYQTSTFAQEAVGVHKGYDYARSGNPTRTALETALAALDGGTHALAFASGLAAETAVLLLLSAGDHVIGGDDCYGGTYRLFTKVFARHGISFDFVDTRDPEEVAEAIRPETRLVWIETPTNPLLKLADIARIAELARARGVLTLVDNTFASPYLQRPLELGADIVLYSTTKYMGGHSDVVGGALVVNNAELYERLKFLQNAAGGVPGPFDSWLVLRGLKTLALRMRAHSENGLAVARFLAEHSGVEQVIYPGLPSYPQYELARRQMRGFGGMIALVPKGGVAAANALVTRTRLFTLAESLGGVESLIEVPAAMTHASVAGSKLEVPAGLVRLSVGIEDVEDLIADLEQALG from the coding sequence ATGAGCGAGAACCACGGCTTTGCCACCCGCGCCATCCACGCCGGCCAGGCGCCCGATACGGCCACCGGCGCGGTGATCGTCCCGATCTACCAGACCTCGACGTTCGCCCAGGAGGCGGTGGGCGTGCATAAAGGCTATGATTATGCGCGCAGCGGCAACCCGACCCGCACCGCGCTCGAGACGGCGCTGGCCGCGCTCGACGGCGGCACGCACGCGCTGGCCTTCGCCTCGGGCCTGGCGGCCGAGACGGCTGTGCTGCTGCTGCTGTCGGCCGGCGACCATGTGATCGGCGGCGACGACTGCTACGGCGGCACCTACCGGCTGTTTACCAAGGTGTTCGCGCGCCACGGCATCAGCTTCGACTTCGTCGACACGCGCGATCCTGAGGAGGTGGCCGAGGCCATTCGCCCCGAGACGCGGCTGGTATGGATCGAGACGCCGACCAACCCGCTGCTGAAGCTGGCCGATATCGCCAGGATCGCCGAGCTGGCGCGCGCGCGCGGTGTGCTGACGCTGGTCGACAACACCTTCGCCTCGCCCTACTTGCAGCGCCCGCTCGAGCTAGGCGCCGACATCGTGCTGTACAGCACCACCAAATACATGGGCGGCCACAGCGATGTCGTGGGCGGCGCGCTGGTGGTGAACAATGCCGAGCTGTACGAGCGGCTGAAGTTCTTGCAGAATGCAGCCGGCGGCGTGCCGGGGCCATTCGACTCGTGGCTGGTGCTGCGTGGCCTGAAGACGCTGGCGCTGCGCATGCGCGCGCACAGCGAGAACGGCCTGGCGGTGGCACGCTTTCTGGCCGAGCACTCTGGTGTCGAGCAGGTGATCTACCCTGGCCTGCCGAGCTACCCGCAGTACGAGCTGGCGCGGCGCCAGATGCGCGGCTTTGGTGGCATGATCGCACTGGTGCCGAAGGGCGGCGTGGCGGCTGCGAATGCGCTTGTGACGCGCACCCGGCTCTTTACCCTGGCCGAGAGCCTGGGCGGTGTCGAGAGCCTGATCGAGGTGCCGGCCGCAATGACCCATGCCAGCGTGGCCGGATCGAAGCTCGAGGTGCCGGCCGGCCTGGTGCGGCTCTCGGTTGGCATCGAAGATGTGGAAGATCTGATCGCCGACCTGGAGCAGGCGCTAGGCTAA
- a CDS encoding acylphosphatase — MERVRAHVLINGRVQGVNFRSATQEQARSLGVAGWVRNLDDGRVEAVFEGPRAAVSRMVSWCYAGPRFARVEQVEVLWEAPTQPEGGFTIVW, encoded by the coding sequence ATGGAGCGCGTGCGGGCGCATGTCCTGATCAACGGGCGCGTCCAGGGGGTCAATTTTCGCTCGGCAACCCAAGAGCAAGCCCGCAGCCTGGGCGTGGCCGGCTGGGTGCGCAACCTCGACGATGGCCGGGTCGAGGCTGTATTCGAGGGGCCGCGCGCGGCCGTGAGCCGCATGGTGAGCTGGTGCTATGCTGGCCCGCGCTTCGCCAGGGTCGAGCAGGTCGAGGTGCTGTGGGAAGCGCCGACCCAGCCGGAGGGTGGGTTTACGATCGTCTGGTAG
- the phoU gene encoding phosphate signaling complex protein PhoU: MRDRYLRQLKLVHDDLLRMGSRVEHALANAMRALATWDTSLAAQVIAGDAEIDAARTAIEEATLELLATQQPVLATDLRTLNATIAIAGELERAGDYAKGIAKRVERCLRSPVLIETPPGLHRMGALAQAMLHTCQDAFVRLDVGLARSLAGEDERVDELEDQVVAELMHAARQDANKLDCTIYLLDVAHTLERLADRTTNIAERVIFIAINVTEQLNA; the protein is encoded by the coding sequence ATGCGCGACCGTTATCTCCGCCAGTTGAAATTGGTTCACGACGACCTGCTGCGCATGGGCAGCCGTGTCGAGCATGCGCTTGCCAACGCGATGCGTGCGCTCGCTACCTGGGATACCAGCCTGGCCGCCCAGGTCATCGCCGGCGATGCCGAGATCGACGCCGCGCGCACGGCGATCGAAGAGGCCACGCTCGAGCTGCTGGCCACGCAGCAGCCGGTGCTGGCCACCGATCTCCGCACGCTCAATGCGACGATCGCAATTGCCGGCGAGCTCGAGCGTGCCGGCGACTACGCCAAGGGCATTGCAAAGCGGGTCGAGCGCTGCCTGCGATCACCAGTGCTGATCGAGACACCGCCCGGCCTGCACCGCATGGGCGCGCTGGCTCAGGCTATGCTGCACACCTGCCAGGATGCGTTCGTGCGGCTCGATGTGGGCCTGGCACGTTCGCTGGCCGGCGAGGACGAGCGGGTTGACGAGCTGGAAGACCAGGTGGTGGCCGAGCTGATGCATGCTGCGCGCCAGGACGCCAACAAGCTCGACTGCACGATCTACCTGCTCGATGTGGCGCATACGCTCGAGCGCCTGGCCGATCGCACCACCAACATCGCCGAGCGCGTGATCTTCATCGCCATAAATGTCACCGAGCAGCTGAACGCGTAG
- the lepA gene encoding elongation factor 4: MPDQQQIRNFSIIAHIDHGKTTLSDRLLEITGTISSRERRDQLLDGMDLEREKGITIKAKAVRMDYTAADGQVYELNLIDCPGHVDFTYEVSRALAACEGAILVVDASQGIEAQTLANVYLALENDLMIIPVLNKIDLPGAEPEHVAQEIEDVLGLPKDEVLYASAKAGTGVPAILEAIVARVPPPAGSRAQPLRALIFDSHYDPYKGVIAYVRVLEGALVSGARILLMGTQIQADTLELGAFRPTMTPLPELGTGEVGYIATGLKEVGDCQVGDTVTLAAAPAAMPLAGYRPAKPMVFAGLYPVESNAYVDLREALEKLKLNDAALSYQPETSAALGFGFRCGFLGLLHMEIVRERLEREYNLELLITAPSVEYQVLRTDGEILTVDNPSDMPEAAKISSIEEPVMQISVIAPARYIGTIMDLVTNKRGAFESMEYLDPQRVLLKYRIPLAEIVIDFYDQLKSRTQGYASLDYTLAGYHAADLVKLDILVNAMPVDALSLIVHTDFAYANGRTLVEKLRKLIPRQMFEVPIQAAIGNKIVARETIRAMRKDVLSKCYGGDITRKRKLLEKQKEGKKRMKMVGSVEIPQEAFMAILSLNED; encoded by the coding sequence ATGCCAGACCAACAGCAGATTCGCAACTTCTCGATTATTGCGCACATCGACCATGGAAAGACGACCCTCTCGGATCGCCTGCTTGAGATCACCGGCACGATCAGCTCGCGCGAGCGGCGCGACCAGCTGCTCGACGGCATGGATCTCGAGCGCGAGAAGGGCATTACGATCAAAGCCAAGGCCGTGCGTATGGACTACACCGCCGCCGATGGCCAGGTCTACGAGCTGAACCTGATCGACTGCCCCGGCCATGTCGACTTCACCTACGAGGTGTCGCGCGCGCTGGCGGCTTGCGAAGGCGCCATCCTGGTGGTCGATGCCTCGCAGGGGATCGAGGCCCAGACACTGGCAAACGTGTACCTGGCGCTCGAAAACGACCTGATGATCATCCCGGTGCTGAATAAGATCGATCTGCCCGGCGCCGAGCCTGAGCATGTCGCGCAAGAGATCGAGGATGTGCTGGGCCTGCCCAAAGACGAGGTGTTGTACGCCTCGGCCAAGGCCGGCACCGGCGTGCCCGCGATCCTTGAGGCGATCGTGGCGCGGGTGCCGCCGCCCGCAGGCAGCCGCGCCCAGCCATTGCGCGCGCTGATCTTCGACTCGCACTACGACCCGTACAAGGGCGTGATCGCATATGTACGCGTGCTCGAGGGCGCGCTGGTCAGCGGTGCGCGCATCCTGCTGATGGGCACGCAGATCCAGGCCGATACGCTCGAGCTGGGCGCGTTCCGCCCAACCATGACACCACTGCCCGAACTAGGCACCGGCGAAGTCGGCTATATCGCCACTGGCCTGAAAGAGGTCGGCGATTGCCAGGTGGGCGATACCGTCACACTGGCGGCGGCGCCGGCGGCCATGCCGCTGGCAGGCTACCGCCCGGCCAAGCCCATGGTCTTCGCCGGGCTCTACCCGGTCGAGTCGAACGCCTACGTCGACCTGCGCGAGGCGCTTGAGAAGCTCAAGCTCAACGATGCGGCGCTCTCGTATCAGCCCGAGACATCGGCGGCGCTGGGGTTTGGCTTTCGCTGCGGTTTCCTGGGCCTGCTGCACATGGAGATCGTGCGCGAGCGGCTCGAGCGCGAGTATAACCTCGAACTCCTGATCACCGCGCCGAGCGTTGAATATCAGGTGTTGCGTACCGACGGCGAGATTCTTACCGTCGACAACCCCTCCGACATGCCCGAGGCCGCCAAGATCAGCAGCATCGAAGAGCCGGTGATGCAGATTAGTGTGATCGCGCCGGCACGCTATATCGGCACGATCATGGATCTGGTGACGAACAAGCGCGGCGCGTTCGAGTCGATGGAGTATCTCGACCCGCAGCGCGTGCTGCTAAAGTATCGCATCCCGCTGGCCGAGATTGTGATCGACTTCTACGATCAGCTCAAATCGCGTACCCAGGGCTACGCCTCGCTCGACTATACGCTGGCCGGCTACCACGCGGCCGATCTGGTCAAGCTCGACATCCTGGTGAACGCGATGCCGGTCGATGCGCTGTCGCTGATCGTACATACCGATTTTGCCTACGCAAACGGGCGCACGCTGGTCGAGAAGCTACGTAAGCTCATCCCGCGCCAGATGTTCGAGGTGCCGATTCAGGCCGCGATCGGCAATAAGATCGTGGCGCGCGAGACGATCAGAGCCATGCGTAAGGATGTGCTCAGCAAATGCTACGGCGGCGATATTACCCGCAAGCGCAAGCTGCTCGAGAAGCAAAAAGAGGGCAAGAAGCGCATGAAGATGGTCGGTAGCGTCGAGATACCGCAGGAAGCCTTTATGGCAATTTTGTCGTTGAATGAGGATTAG